One Stigmatella aurantiaca genomic region harbors:
- a CDS encoding right-handed parallel beta-helix repeat-containing protein yields the protein MTRGKGLQRVFTGATSVVSCLFVLACGSEGEWVSTGSTYFDQVEQLQAKDPGPSEPTGKSWFVSPQGSDEGRGTRESPLRTLTRAASLAKAGDAIRVLPGVYAENLVLESKGTEAPVFLRGEGSPRPTLVPGPRARGALIHVKGRWRLENLHVDVGGAPMIAVAFDPGAHHSVLSNSELHHGTAGTGVLVEGADHVTLQHNTLHHFVKPGDDSHGVTVVGPSRNTVIWDNDIHHNSGDSIQCQEGNGPAEAVLIDGNTLHADGENAVDIKRCHQVLVRNNRMFGFPNLELRNAGTSAGEAIVIHEAAVGVKLQNNDISDAGRGISVVGGSAVPEGIWMEGNSIRDIHSRTKGNGHGIRVETAKNVRVQDNALANTASYGMMLAADGKEVTGLVIRNNALRGGAQSLLLRLGHERFRPGLILEGNHYARGGILQADGVNEKLGGAYAHLEQEFSGERLTLSSQASLDAWRQVLEADVGAGLLE from the coding sequence ATGACACGGGGCAAGGGTCTTCAACGGGTCTTCACCGGCGCAACCAGCGTGGTCTCCTGTCTCTTTGTGTTGGCATGTGGGTCCGAGGGCGAGTGGGTCTCCACCGGCTCCACCTACTTCGACCAGGTGGAGCAGCTCCAGGCGAAGGATCCCGGCCCCTCGGAGCCCACGGGGAAGAGCTGGTTCGTCAGCCCCCAGGGCTCGGATGAGGGCCGCGGCACGCGCGAGTCCCCGCTGCGCACCCTCACCCGGGCCGCGTCGCTCGCCAAGGCGGGCGATGCCATCCGGGTGCTCCCGGGCGTGTACGCCGAGAACCTCGTCCTGGAATCCAAGGGCACCGAGGCGCCCGTGTTCCTCCGCGGGGAGGGCTCACCTCGCCCTACCCTGGTGCCGGGCCCGCGGGCGCGCGGCGCGCTCATCCACGTGAAGGGACGCTGGCGGCTGGAGAACCTCCACGTGGATGTGGGTGGCGCGCCGATGATCGCCGTCGCCTTCGACCCGGGCGCCCACCACTCCGTGCTGTCCAACAGTGAGCTTCACCACGGAACCGCGGGCACGGGTGTGCTCGTGGAGGGCGCGGACCACGTCACCCTCCAGCACAACACCCTTCACCACTTCGTCAAGCCGGGGGATGACTCCCACGGGGTGACGGTGGTGGGCCCGTCGCGCAACACGGTCATCTGGGACAACGACATCCACCACAACTCCGGTGACTCCATCCAGTGCCAGGAGGGCAACGGCCCCGCAGAGGCCGTGCTCATCGACGGCAACACGCTGCACGCGGATGGGGAGAACGCGGTGGACATCAAGCGGTGCCACCAGGTGCTCGTGCGCAACAACCGCATGTTCGGCTTTCCCAACCTGGAGCTGCGCAACGCGGGCACCTCGGCCGGCGAGGCCATCGTCATCCACGAGGCCGCCGTGGGCGTCAAGCTGCAGAACAACGACATCTCGGACGCGGGCCGCGGCATCTCCGTGGTGGGCGGCAGCGCGGTGCCCGAAGGCATCTGGATGGAGGGCAACTCCATCCGGGACATCCACAGCCGCACGAAGGGCAACGGCCATGGCATCCGCGTCGAGACGGCCAAGAACGTGAGGGTGCAGGACAACGCCCTGGCGAACACGGCCAGCTACGGGATGATGCTGGCCGCGGACGGCAAGGAAGTCACCGGCCTCGTCATCCGCAACAACGCCCTGCGGGGCGGCGCGCAGTCCCTCCTGCTGCGCCTGGGGCACGAGCGGTTCCGCCCCGGCCTCATCCTGGAGGGCAACCACTACGCCCGCGGCGGCATCCTCCAGGCCGACGGCGTGAACGAGAAGCTGGGCGGCGCGTACGCCCACCTCGAGCAGGAGTTCTCCGGCGAGCGGCTGACCCTGTCCTCCCAGGCGAGCCTCGATGCGTGGCGGCAGGTGCTCGAGGCGGATGTGGGCGCGGGGCTGCTGGAGTAA
- a CDS encoding SMP-30/gluconolactonase/LRE family protein, whose translation MKLRHAAVLSVLVMGCAARQAPREGSSEASPPVTQVLAFDAAQGQFPEGIAVRGGEAYVGMAPTGQVLKVSSSGAVAPYGRWPAIPKDGGYLTGLAFDARGALYAGLVSFSPPLRTGIYRLPAGAEEATLFASHPELAFPNGLDFDAQGRLFVTDSSTGTVFAFGPEGQGGPWVTDASLQGNPTYCGPAVLPFPMGANGVAVDGDSVVAVSGDQASIVRIPIQKDGSAGVPQRVVGPDCAAFYGGDGLVRDPKDGSLWVAMNRTNRVLRITPDQRIHAVEAEGVFDGPASLAIVEEDGRRWMYVTNFGFITASRGGTPRLGLLKFPLPGPK comes from the coding sequence ATGAAGTTGCGCCATGCCGCCGTGTTGAGCGTTCTCGTGATGGGGTGTGCCGCCCGTCAGGCGCCTCGAGAGGGTTCGAGTGAAGCGTCTCCGCCGGTCACCCAGGTGCTCGCATTCGATGCGGCGCAAGGCCAGTTCCCCGAGGGGATCGCCGTGCGCGGCGGCGAGGCCTACGTCGGCATGGCCCCCACTGGGCAGGTGCTGAAGGTCTCCTCCTCGGGCGCGGTGGCGCCCTATGGCCGCTGGCCCGCGATTCCCAAGGACGGAGGGTACCTCACGGGCCTCGCCTTCGATGCGCGGGGTGCGCTCTACGCGGGCCTGGTCTCGTTCTCGCCGCCGCTCCGCACGGGCATCTACCGGCTGCCGGCCGGGGCGGAGGAGGCCACCCTCTTCGCCAGCCACCCGGAGCTGGCGTTCCCCAACGGCCTGGACTTCGACGCCCAGGGGCGTCTGTTCGTCACGGACTCGTCCACCGGCACGGTGTTCGCGTTCGGCCCGGAGGGGCAGGGCGGTCCGTGGGTCACGGACGCCTCGCTCCAGGGAAACCCCACCTACTGTGGCCCGGCGGTGCTGCCCTTCCCGATGGGCGCTAACGGCGTGGCGGTGGACGGGGACAGCGTGGTGGCCGTCAGCGGTGACCAGGCCTCGATCGTGCGCATCCCCATCCAGAAGGACGGCAGCGCGGGCGTCCCCCAGCGGGTGGTGGGCCCGGACTGCGCGGCCTTCTACGGCGGAGACGGCCTGGTGAGGGACCCGAAGGATGGCAGCCTGTGGGTGGCGATGAACCGGACGAACCGCGTCCTGCGCATCACCCCGGACCAGCGCATCCACGCGGTGGAGGCCGAAGGCGTGTTCGACGGTCCCGCCAGCCTGGCTATCGTCGAGGAGGACGGCCGCCGCTGGATGTACGTCACCAACTTCGGGTTCATCACGGCCAGCCGGGGAGGGACTCCACGGCTGGGACTGCTCAAGTTCCCCCTTCCCGGGCCGAAGTGA
- the fruA gene encoding response regulator transcription factor FruA, translated as MAQNQLSVRISVLEGPWSAWQGLADGLRSEGLNVMSVTRDVRTLLDSLGTDPPQVTILDVEPDHEATVGCSVTEGLNLLREARKRRLEVRMLMLSAVSAPDIISQCFDEGASGYLFRAGLGVGAVATAIHGLIRGERLFPVQLLRNDFEHPPAATQPASVLNALTQREREVLGYVAGGADNLKIAAHLQIAERTVKSHVTQLYRKLGAENRTQLALRACHLGVRPPPDL; from the coding sequence ATGGCACAAAATCAGCTATCCGTTCGTATCTCCGTTCTCGAAGGTCCGTGGTCCGCGTGGCAGGGTCTTGCCGACGGATTGCGCAGTGAGGGATTGAACGTCATGTCTGTCACGCGTGACGTGCGTACCCTCTTGGACAGCCTCGGAACGGATCCGCCGCAGGTCACCATTCTGGATGTGGAGCCGGATCACGAGGCCACGGTGGGGTGCTCGGTCACCGAGGGGCTCAACCTCTTGCGCGAGGCCCGCAAGCGCCGCCTGGAGGTCCGCATGCTGATGCTGTCGGCGGTCAGCGCGCCGGACATCATCTCCCAGTGCTTCGATGAAGGGGCCTCCGGGTACCTCTTCCGCGCGGGGCTGGGCGTGGGCGCGGTGGCCACCGCCATCCACGGGTTGATCCGCGGCGAGCGGCTCTTCCCCGTGCAGCTGCTGCGCAATGACTTCGAGCACCCGCCGGCGGCCACGCAGCCGGCCAGCGTGCTGAATGCGCTCACGCAGCGCGAGCGCGAGGTGCTCGGCTACGTGGCCGGCGGCGCCGACAACCTGAAGATCGCCGCGCACTTGCAGATCGCCGAGCGCACGGTGAAGTCCCACGTGACGCAGCTGTACCGCAAGCTGGGCGCCGAGAACCGCACCCAGCTCGCGCTGCGCGCCTGCCATCTGGGCGTGCGTCCGCCGCCGGATCTGTAA
- a CDS encoding RDD family protein: protein MAFSPSPSLDVATPERVALRLPVAGIGYRCLAWLIDAAILFFFWVIAYFVFSLLVSDVLGAFRALSGLGQTLLAVGVFATQWLYWTAAEVLLGGQTPGKRLTGIRVVRSDGSPVGVYESAVRNLLRAVDFLPLFYATGCITMLFTPQHRRLGDLLAGTLLVREERFDLDRYTAPAATTSAAVPREAVAPGAGALAPHEVDLILDFLERTPWLEPEARLRLGARLVERFGGLDEAGRAQVLASPQALEGFLRARAQAVS from the coding sequence ATGGCCTTCTCCCCTTCCCCCAGTCTCGACGTGGCCACGCCCGAGCGCGTGGCCCTGCGCTTGCCCGTGGCGGGCATCGGCTACCGGTGCCTGGCGTGGCTCATCGATGCGGCGATCCTCTTCTTCTTCTGGGTCATCGCCTACTTCGTCTTCTCGCTGCTCGTCTCGGACGTGCTCGGCGCCTTCCGGGCCCTGTCCGGGCTCGGGCAGACCCTGCTGGCGGTGGGTGTCTTCGCTACCCAGTGGCTGTACTGGACGGCGGCCGAGGTGCTCCTGGGGGGGCAGACCCCAGGCAAGCGGCTGACCGGAATCCGGGTCGTCCGCTCGGACGGCTCGCCCGTGGGCGTGTACGAGAGCGCCGTGCGCAACCTGCTTCGGGCGGTGGACTTCCTGCCCCTGTTCTACGCCACCGGCTGCATCACCATGCTCTTCACGCCCCAGCACCGCCGGCTGGGGGATTTGCTCGCGGGCACCCTCCTGGTGCGCGAGGAGCGCTTCGACCTGGACCGGTACACCGCGCCCGCCGCCACCACGTCCGCCGCCGTCCCCCGCGAGGCCGTGGCCCCCGGCGCCGGGGCCCTGGCCCCCCACGAGGTGGACCTCATCCTCGACTTCCTGGAGCGCACCCCGTGGCTGGAGCCCGAGGCGCGGCTGCGGCTGGGGGCGCGACTGGTAGAGCGCTTCGGCGGGCTGGACGAGGCCGGGCGGGCCCAGGTGCTCGCCTCGCCCCAAGCGCTCGAGGGCTTTCTCCGGGCGCGGGCCCAGGCGGTGAGCTGA
- a CDS encoding stage II sporulation protein M — translation MAVPLPTFVARRRPDWEALRALLARQRAGTLRLDELRTLDTLYRRAASDLAHAQTFYPATDAYRFLNQLCGQAYAAIYQPPRERWAAVRGFFAREFPATLRAEGRFVAASGGLFVLGLLLGALVVLLEPRGAELLVPEGVRSYVAQGRMWTDDLLSVAPPNAVASGIATNNLTVIIFTFASGILFGLGTVFTLVNNGVQIGAISALCAREGLGERMLDFVAAHGPVELSIIVIAGGAGLMVGQALIDPGELPRGQALALRGRTAVKLVLGCAPFLAAIGAVEGFISPGSLFPPWLKGALGLTLGALFWGYLLRAGRGEAALSSTRLR, via the coding sequence GTGGCCGTGCCCCTGCCCACCTTCGTGGCGCGCCGGAGGCCGGACTGGGAGGCCCTGCGGGCCCTGCTCGCCCGGCAACGCGCGGGCACCCTGCGCCTGGACGAGCTGCGCACGCTCGACACCCTCTACCGCCGGGCCGCCTCGGACCTGGCGCACGCGCAGACCTTCTACCCGGCCACGGACGCGTACCGCTTCCTCAACCAGCTCTGTGGCCAGGCCTACGCCGCCATCTACCAGCCCCCCCGGGAGCGCTGGGCGGCCGTGCGCGGCTTCTTCGCGCGCGAGTTCCCCGCCACCCTCCGGGCCGAGGGGCGCTTCGTGGCCGCGAGCGGGGGGCTCTTCGTGCTGGGGCTGCTCCTGGGGGCGCTGGTGGTGCTGCTGGAGCCCCGGGGCGCGGAGCTGCTCGTGCCCGAGGGGGTGCGCTCCTACGTGGCCCAGGGGCGGATGTGGACGGATGACCTGCTCTCCGTGGCGCCGCCCAACGCGGTGGCCTCCGGCATCGCCACCAACAACCTCACCGTCATCATCTTCACCTTCGCCTCGGGCATCCTCTTCGGCCTGGGCACGGTGTTCACCCTGGTGAACAATGGGGTGCAGATTGGCGCCATCAGCGCCCTGTGCGCCCGCGAGGGGCTGGGCGAACGGATGCTGGACTTCGTGGCCGCGCACGGCCCGGTGGAGCTGTCCATCATCGTCATCGCGGGCGGCGCGGGGCTGATGGTGGGCCAGGCGCTCATCGACCCGGGGGAGCTGCCCCGGGGACAGGCGCTGGCGCTGCGGGGCCGGACGGCCGTGAAGCTGGTGCTGGGCTGTGCCCCGTTCCTGGCCGCCATTGGCGCCGTCGAGGGCTTCATCTCCCCGGGCAGCCTGTTTCCCCCCTGGCTCAAGGGGGCGCTCGGGCTGACGCTGGGGGCGCTCTTCTGGGGCTACCTGCTGCGGGCGGGCAGGGGCGAGGCCGCGCTCTCGTCCACGAGGCTGCGCTGA
- a CDS encoding J domain-containing protein: protein MNPAVSWQTLENVEVECTHCGVRMTLHEGSGRRVKYFRCGSCHRWVSSTYTDIFRSDAKMRTYPAKDTSAEDSRFLEVKDRLDRWLNALEEQDPYHLLGVSPLDSEDVVRKRYRELALERHPDRGGSVEKMRELNGAYEKILRHRQRKRAESMVQRSLVDESAASPLPARSR, encoded by the coding sequence ATGAATCCGGCGGTGAGCTGGCAGACCCTGGAGAACGTCGAAGTCGAGTGCACGCACTGCGGCGTTCGGATGACGCTACACGAAGGCAGCGGACGGCGGGTGAAGTACTTCCGCTGCGGCTCCTGCCACCGCTGGGTCTCCAGCACCTACACGGACATCTTCCGCTCGGATGCGAAGATGCGCACCTACCCGGCGAAGGACACGTCCGCGGAGGACAGCCGCTTCCTGGAGGTGAAGGACCGGCTGGACCGCTGGCTCAACGCCCTGGAGGAGCAGGACCCGTACCACCTGCTGGGTGTGTCGCCGCTGGACTCGGAAGACGTGGTGCGCAAGCGCTACCGCGAGCTGGCGCTGGAGCGGCACCCGGACCGGGGCGGCTCGGTGGAGAAGATGCGCGAGCTCAACGGCGCCTACGAGAAGATCCTCCGCCACCGGCAGCGCAAGCGCGCCGAGTCCATGGTTCAGCGCAGCCTCGTGGACGAGAGCGCGGCCTCGCCCCTGCCCGCCCGCAGCAGGTAG
- a CDS encoding HEAT repeat domain-containing protein, with the protein MRPLPLASLLLLSLPVFAQATPPAPPGVQAREEPAPAARGGTVSEDTALLRGLLWATEPTPEEVRAMAIEDLALLADPRALNPLAALLWDPSPRIQAAALRAVALFQHPRAEEILTQVVRHTQLPDALKLQALDGLLYQRTASARATVGAVSKDPRLPAALQSAALSVLARWDVPRK; encoded by the coding sequence ATGCGTCCCCTCCCGCTCGCCAGCCTCCTGCTGCTCTCCCTGCCGGTGTTCGCCCAGGCCACGCCGCCTGCGCCCCCGGGGGTCCAGGCCCGCGAGGAGCCCGCCCCCGCCGCCCGGGGCGGCACGGTGAGCGAGGACACGGCCCTGCTGCGTGGGCTGCTCTGGGCCACCGAGCCCACGCCCGAGGAAGTGCGCGCCATGGCCATCGAGGACCTGGCGCTCCTGGCGGACCCCCGCGCCCTCAACCCGCTGGCGGCGCTGCTGTGGGACCCGAGCCCGCGGATTCAAGCCGCCGCCCTGCGCGCCGTGGCCCTCTTCCAGCACCCCCGCGCCGAGGAGATTCTCACCCAGGTGGTGCGCCACACCCAGCTGCCGGACGCCCTAAAGCTCCAGGCGCTGGACGGGCTGCTCTACCAACGCACGGCTTCCGCGCGCGCCACCGTGGGGGCCGTCTCGAAGGACCCTCGCCTCCCGGCCGCCCTTCAGTCCGCCGCCCTGAGTGTGCTGGCCCGCTGGGACGTCCCTCGGAAGTAA
- a CDS encoding ubiquitin-like small modifier protein 1 produces the protein MALVRIPAPFRSLTQQQSEASTAGNTVGEVLANLEKRFPGIGARVLDDQGAVRRYINIFHNDEDIRFLQQLATPVTEGDRITIVPAVAGG, from the coding sequence ATGGCGCTGGTGCGCATTCCGGCCCCTTTTCGCAGCCTGACTCAGCAGCAGAGCGAGGCGAGCACGGCGGGAAACACGGTGGGCGAAGTGCTGGCGAACCTGGAGAAGCGTTTCCCAGGCATCGGTGCGCGGGTATTGGACGATCAGGGCGCGGTGCGGCGCTACATCAACATCTTCCACAACGACGAAGACATTCGCTTCTTGCAACAACTGGCCACCCCCGTGACGGAAGGAGATCGCATCACGATCGTTCCTGCCGTCGCCGGAGGGTAG
- a CDS encoding HAD family phosphatase, which yields MDSLGKGPMPSEILAAVMFDMDGVLIDTHQAVAALWEEIARGHGKTLTEEDIRRYVLGRSPEHTVSALFAELEGGSREHLLNQVRQAEPRLDFRGMAGTQRLAERLAAAGVPLALVTSGSKTRVQRVLAALGLASSFRVCVTWEDIQNGKPAPDCYLLGAKRLGVPANRCLVVEDAPSGIAAGAAAGAVCLGLTPGDGADLRERGARYVVQDLADVECRAKPGGLELVFQGNVLVTIGKEE from the coding sequence ATGGATTCCTTGGGGAAGGGCCCAATGCCGTCAGAAATCCTAGCCGCCGTGATGTTCGACATGGATGGAGTCCTGATCGATACCCATCAGGCCGTCGCGGCACTGTGGGAGGAGATCGCGCGCGGTCACGGCAAGACCCTGACCGAGGAGGACATCCGCCGCTACGTTCTGGGGCGCTCACCCGAGCACACCGTGTCGGCGCTGTTCGCGGAGCTGGAGGGAGGCTCGCGGGAGCATCTCCTGAACCAGGTCCGGCAGGCGGAGCCCCGGTTGGACTTCCGCGGGATGGCTGGGACCCAGAGGCTGGCCGAGCGTCTTGCTGCCGCAGGGGTGCCACTGGCGCTGGTGACCAGTGGCTCCAAGACACGTGTCCAGCGCGTGCTGGCGGCCTTGGGCCTGGCTTCATCTTTCCGGGTCTGCGTCACCTGGGAAGACATCCAGAATGGCAAGCCCGCACCGGACTGCTACCTGCTGGGGGCGAAGCGGTTGGGAGTGCCCGCGAACCGGTGCCTGGTGGTGGAGGATGCGCCGAGCGGCATCGCTGCGGGGGCCGCTGCGGGGGCGGTTTGCCTGGGCCTCACCCCGGGGGATGGCGCGGATTTGCGGGAGCGCGGGGCGCGGTATGTCGTCCAGGATCTCGCGGACGTCGAGTGCAGGGCGAAGCCGGGAGGCCTGGAGTTGGTGTTTCAGGGAAATGTGCTGGTCACGATTGGCAAGGAGGAGTGA
- a CDS encoding HisA/HisF-related TIM barrel protein produces MKFHSRLILGIEQYVSAELVAKVLTASGCDVFITTLDLEQTRTSLLLSDIDQFVPLDRFNWIGTTSFAHSKEDALRTVRSLRRAHGIEVFKLDVRPSDNLPHNGQTLEAAKQLLDEGCAVMPFILPDLKDALALERMGCCALRIMAAPVASGRGIVDPKSLQQVLDAVSVPVIIEGGLGSPAQVAQAMEMGADAVLVNTAVAQAPDPVRMAEAMKHAVIAGRLGAAQRRDTPVAAAG; encoded by the coding sequence ATGAAGTTCCACTCTCGGCTGATCCTGGGGATCGAACAGTACGTGTCGGCCGAGCTGGTGGCGAAGGTGCTCACGGCCAGCGGCTGTGACGTGTTCATCACGACCCTGGACCTGGAGCAGACCCGGACGAGCCTGCTGCTCTCGGATATTGACCAGTTCGTGCCGCTGGATCGGTTCAACTGGATCGGCACGACGTCGTTCGCTCACTCCAAGGAGGACGCGCTCCGGACGGTGAGGTCCCTTCGCCGCGCTCACGGGATCGAGGTGTTCAAGCTCGATGTCCGGCCCTCGGACAACCTGCCGCACAATGGCCAGACGCTGGAGGCCGCCAAGCAGTTGCTGGACGAGGGCTGTGCGGTCATGCCCTTCATCCTTCCCGACCTCAAAGACGCGCTGGCGCTCGAGCGGATGGGGTGTTGCGCGCTCCGGATCATGGCCGCGCCCGTCGCCAGCGGACGGGGAATCGTCGATCCGAAGTCGCTCCAGCAGGTGCTCGACGCGGTCTCGGTGCCTGTGATTATCGAAGGAGGGCTCGGTTCTCCTGCCCAGGTCGCGCAGGCCATGGAGATGGGGGCCGATGCCGTGCTGGTCAACACGGCCGTTGCGCAGGCGCCCGATCCCGTCCGCATGGCCGAGGCGATGAAGCACGCGGTGATCGCGGGGAGGCTGGGGGCAGCCCAGCGCCGGGACACCCCGGTGGCCGCCGCGGGTTGA
- a CDS encoding glutathione S-transferase family protein, whose amino-acid sequence MSGELVFYHNPQSRAQMVHWMLHEVGVPFRVVRIDLQKGEQKSPEFLALNPMGKLPTLVHDGTVITETAAIITYLADAFPQAGLAPPPGDVRRGTYLRWLFFGAGCFEPALLDVMLKRPLADNKGTVGYGSYEDTLGAFKKMLTPGPYILGEQFSAADVYVGAQIAWALSFKAPGLQEPIFTDYVARITERPAFKKCSIADGRLPADKA is encoded by the coding sequence ATGAGCGGAGAACTCGTTTTCTATCACAACCCCCAGTCGCGGGCGCAGATGGTCCACTGGATGCTGCACGAGGTGGGAGTGCCCTTCCGGGTCGTGCGCATCGACCTGCAGAAAGGCGAGCAGAAGTCTCCGGAGTTCCTCGCCCTCAACCCGATGGGCAAGCTGCCGACGCTCGTCCATGACGGCACCGTCATCACCGAGACGGCGGCCATCATCACCTACCTGGCCGATGCCTTCCCGCAGGCGGGGCTCGCGCCGCCGCCGGGCGACGTGCGTCGCGGCACCTACCTGCGCTGGCTGTTCTTCGGCGCGGGCTGCTTCGAGCCTGCTCTGCTCGACGTGATGCTCAAGCGCCCGCTGGCCGACAACAAGGGCACCGTCGGCTATGGCAGCTACGAGGACACGCTCGGCGCGTTCAAGAAGATGCTCACCCCGGGGCCGTACATCCTCGGCGAGCAGTTCAGCGCGGCGGATGTCTACGTGGGCGCTCAGATCGCCTGGGCCCTCTCGTTCAAGGCGCCGGGCCTCCAGGAGCCGATCTTCACGGACTACGTGGCGCGCATCACCGAGCGTCCTGCCTTCAAGAAGTGCTCCATCGCGGACGGCCGTCTGCCCGCGGACAAGGCCTGA
- a CDS encoding N-acetylmuramoyl-L-alanine amidase, producing MKNRHGMAVLTATLALAQACGSNETPQELPVSAVERGVQEMDPARAEVLAREDSASDALFRDAGQEFGVPPALLKAIAFVQTRYQMVEGAEEFEGRPAVFGMMALTEDLLKEGAKRAGVTAAEARTDARSNVRAAAALLSHHSMRLGLGRNRAADWAPAVEAISGIPDAQGRRSFSQDEVFRVLRLGLGTLSEEGAASGLAPEEGQAPPPQLLAGPDYAPAVWRPSPNYNARPMGVRMVIIHTCESSYAGCWSWLTNSTSGVSAHYVVREDGQEISQLVRDGSRGWHIGATFDCKNNGGVECGLNGKSSNDFTIGIEHGGYAAQTVWPAGQLDASARLLCDITRDHGVPRDRYHVVGHGQLQPYNRTDPGANWPWTDYLNRANAACGTGCVLQGDIKAKYDAVNGAVLLGKCQTGENTTPDGVGRYNAFERGSIYWTPATGAHVVHGLIRDRWAAVNWEQGPLGYPITDEMKTPDGVGRYNHFQKGSIYWTPETGAWEVHGFIRQKWEALDWERSELGYPTTGEMKTPDGVGRYNHFKKGAVLGSIYWTPATGAHEVHGQIRARWEALGWERSALGYPVSDEENTSFAPGKVGRFQGGHIYWSSATGARWLEGAILQKFLEAGVAQTLGFPKSEAYAVSGGRRVDFERGALVHNTSTGAVTVVQ from the coding sequence ATGAAAAACAGACATGGCATGGCCGTGCTCACCGCCACGCTGGCTTTGGCGCAGGCATGTGGCTCGAATGAAACGCCTCAAGAGCTCCCGGTCTCCGCCGTGGAGCGCGGCGTGCAGGAGATGGACCCGGCACGGGCGGAGGTGTTGGCGCGCGAGGACAGCGCTTCCGATGCGCTCTTCCGGGATGCGGGGCAGGAGTTCGGGGTGCCGCCCGCGCTGCTCAAGGCCATCGCCTTCGTCCAGACGCGCTACCAGATGGTGGAGGGCGCCGAGGAGTTCGAGGGGCGCCCGGCCGTCTTCGGGATGATGGCGCTCACGGAGGACCTCCTGAAGGAAGGTGCGAAACGTGCCGGGGTCACCGCAGCAGAGGCCCGGACCGATGCCCGCTCCAACGTCCGCGCGGCGGCGGCGCTGCTGTCCCACCACTCGATGCGGCTGGGGCTGGGCCGGAACCGGGCGGCGGACTGGGCACCGGCCGTGGAAGCCATCTCTGGCATCCCGGACGCGCAGGGGCGGCGCAGCTTCTCCCAGGATGAGGTGTTCCGGGTGCTTCGCCTGGGGCTGGGAACGCTCTCGGAGGAAGGGGCCGCGAGCGGTCTGGCACCGGAGGAGGGGCAGGCACCGCCTCCCCAACTGCTCGCGGGCCCTGACTACGCCCCGGCGGTGTGGCGGCCCTCACCCAACTACAACGCCCGGCCCATGGGGGTGCGCATGGTGATCATCCACACCTGCGAGAGCAGCTATGCGGGGTGCTGGAGCTGGTTGACCAACTCCACCTCGGGGGTGAGCGCGCACTATGTGGTGCGGGAGGACGGCCAGGAGATCAGCCAGCTCGTGCGGGACGGCAGCCGCGGCTGGCACATCGGGGCCACCTTTGACTGCAAGAACAATGGCGGCGTGGAGTGCGGGCTGAACGGTAAGAGTTCCAATGACTTCACCATCGGCATCGAGCACGGCGGGTATGCCGCGCAGACCGTGTGGCCCGCGGGACAGCTCGACGCCTCGGCCCGGCTGCTGTGCGACATCACGCGGGACCACGGCGTTCCCCGGGACCGCTACCACGTGGTGGGGCACGGCCAGCTGCAGCCTTACAACCGCACGGATCCCGGCGCGAACTGGCCCTGGACGGACTACCTCAACCGCGCCAACGCCGCCTGTGGCACCGGCTGCGTGCTGCAGGGGGACATCAAGGCGAAGTACGACGCGGTGAATGGCGCGGTGCTGCTGGGCAAGTGCCAGACGGGAGAGAACACCACGCCGGACGGGGTGGGGCGCTACAACGCCTTCGAGCGTGGGAGCATCTACTGGACGCCTGCGACCGGAGCGCACGTGGTGCACGGGCTCATCCGGGACCGGTGGGCGGCGGTGAACTGGGAGCAAGGCCCGCTGGGCTACCCCATCACCGACGAGATGAAGACGCCGGATGGGGTGGGCCGCTACAACCACTTCCAGAAGGGCAGCATCTACTGGACGCCCGAGACGGGCGCCTGGGAGGTCCACGGCTTCATCCGCCAGAAGTGGGAGGCCCTGGACTGGGAGCGCAGCGAGCTGGGCTACCCCACCACGGGGGAGATGAAGACGCCGGATGGGGTGGGCCGTTACAACCACTTCAAGAAGGGCGCTGTGCTGGGCAGCATCTACTGGACGCCCGCGACGGGCGCGCACGAGGTGCATGGCCAGATCCGGGCCCGCTGGGAGGCGCTCGGCTGGGAGCGAAGCGCGCTGGGCTACCCGGTGTCGGATGAGGAGAACACGTCCTTCGCCCCCGGCAAGGTCGGCCGCTTCCAGGGCGGCCACATCTACTGGTCGTCCGCGACGGGGGCCCGGTGGCTGGAGGGCGCCATTCTCCAGAAGTTCCTGGAGGCCGGGGTCGCGCAGACGCTGGGGTTCCCGAAGTCGGAGGCCTACGCGGTGAGCGGTGGCCGGCGTGTGGACTTCGAGCGCGGCGCGCTCGTGCACAACACCTCCACGGGAGCCGTCACCGTCGTGCAGTGA